From the Rhodanobacter soli genome, one window contains:
- a CDS encoding helix-turn-helix domain-containing protein, whose protein sequence is MKNTTKRRPVRRWYISPADFLELRHSCALSRKACAAYLGVSLHTVRHWETGRHRVPWSTVRLLRLLRCGDLGAYRA, encoded by the coding sequence ATGAAGAACACGACCAAACGCCGCCCCGTACGCCGCTGGTACATCTCCCCCGCGGACTTTCTTGAATTGCGCCACAGTTGCGCCCTGAGCCGCAAGGCCTGCGCCGCGTACCTCGGAGTTTCGCTGCATACGGTGCGGCATTGGGAAACCGGTCGCCACCGTGTGCCATGGTCTACCGTACGGCTGCTGCGCCTGTTGCGTTGTGGCGACCTAGGTGCATACCGGGCTTGA
- the smc gene encoding chromosome segregation protein SMC codes for MRLTTIKLAGFKSFVDPTTLHLPSNMIGVVGPNGCGKSNIIDAIRWVMGESAASRLRGDSLTDVIFSGSNTRKPVGQATVELIFDNADGSIQGEYGQYAEISVKRQVTRDGQSAYFLNGARCRRRDITDLFLGTGLGPRSYSIIEQGMISQIIEAHPEELRTHLEEAAGISKYKERRKETESRIKATRENLDRVRDVRDEVDKQLEHLNRQARAAERWKALKEEQTRKEAELRALEYRGLKSQHDGEGEGLSAAEIEIEKQLAGQRQIEAQLESVRERHTDASEHLNAVQAEVYKVGAEIARVEQQVRYNKETADRLQRAHGDAEREHAELAAHIAADREQGEALRLALAEGEPKLEALQQLQDDTAEAQRSTEAKLADWQQRWDSHTRNAGESNRAAEVERTKLNYLDRQAIDLARRREALEAEQKATDVASLDAAGQQLIDEHDTQRERVETLGSLLDQHKSSHEKVLEEERQVQSALNEARQQLQAARGRHASLEALQHAALGQEESAASSWLARLGLDRSRRLGESLQVEAGWETAVETALSGFLDSVLVDGSHALAAEFSALDNADVALLDAADGGANTAGTLAAHVRGPAAALAILGHVLTAESLDEAHQRVAALSALAPYQSVITRSGEWLGPGWARVRRAQGSQVGVLARERELRLLVEQVATLEAQLEEASERLDALRTSKFEAERARDDAQRELYNAHRRQSELAGQLQSHRGKLETARARAEKVTGELADLATQIDELQKQTREARARLDESVGLMGDQEDQRRELENERRTLLEAREEARMNAREAAEQSHALALALESKRSSLSSLEQALGRMDAQLRQIEARRNEITEQLAAGSDPIAELEAERQAYLDQRLLVDKQLVEARRALEDCDIEFRKLEQQRHLAEQGLASLRESLSEKRLAAQALQLRAEQLAAAIAASGLELETLLAELAEDIDADQWRQQLNDIGQKIARIEPVNLAAIQEHAEQSERKTYLDNQLADLVSAMETLEGAIKKIDRETRQRFKETFDKVNAGVQELFPRLFGGGHAYLELTGDDLLNTGVSIMARPPGKRVSNITLLSGGEKALTAVALVFAIFSLNPAPFCLLDEVDAPLDEANVGRFSSMVREMSEKVQFIFISHNKATMEAATQLCGVTMREPGVSRLVQVDLAEAAKLAGAA; via the coding sequence TCTCGGTGAAGCGCCAGGTCACCCGCGACGGCCAGTCCGCCTACTTCCTCAACGGCGCGCGCTGCCGTCGGCGCGACATCACCGACCTGTTCCTCGGCACCGGCCTGGGCCCGCGCAGCTACTCGATCATCGAGCAGGGCATGATCAGCCAGATCATCGAGGCGCACCCGGAAGAGCTGCGCACGCACCTGGAGGAGGCCGCCGGCATCTCCAAGTACAAGGAGCGCCGCAAGGAGACCGAGAGCCGCATCAAGGCCACCCGCGAGAATCTCGACCGCGTGCGCGACGTGCGCGACGAGGTGGACAAGCAGCTCGAACATCTGAACCGCCAGGCCCGCGCCGCCGAGCGCTGGAAGGCCTTGAAGGAAGAGCAGACGCGCAAGGAAGCCGAGCTGCGCGCGCTGGAGTACCGCGGCCTGAAGAGCCAGCACGACGGCGAGGGCGAAGGCCTGTCCGCCGCCGAGATCGAGATCGAGAAGCAGTTGGCCGGCCAGCGCCAGATCGAGGCCCAGCTGGAAAGCGTGCGCGAACGCCACACCGACGCGAGCGAGCACCTGAATGCCGTGCAGGCCGAGGTGTACAAGGTCGGCGCTGAGATTGCCCGGGTCGAGCAGCAGGTTCGCTACAACAAGGAAACCGCCGACCGGCTGCAGCGCGCCCATGGCGACGCCGAACGCGAGCATGCCGAACTGGCCGCGCACATCGCCGCCGACCGGGAACAGGGCGAGGCACTGCGCCTGGCGCTGGCCGAAGGCGAACCGAAACTCGAAGCCCTACAGCAGTTGCAGGACGACACCGCCGAAGCCCAGCGCAGCACCGAGGCGAAACTGGCCGACTGGCAGCAGCGCTGGGACAGCCACACCCGCAACGCCGGCGAATCCAACCGCGCGGCCGAGGTGGAACGCACCAAGCTCAACTACCTCGACCGCCAGGCGATCGACCTGGCGCGCCGGCGCGAAGCGCTGGAAGCGGAGCAGAAGGCCACCGACGTGGCCTCCCTGGACGCTGCCGGCCAGCAGCTGATCGACGAGCACGACACCCAGCGCGAACGCGTGGAAACCTTGGGCAGCCTGCTCGATCAGCACAAGTCCAGCCACGAAAAAGTGCTGGAGGAAGAGCGCCAGGTGCAGTCGGCGCTGAACGAGGCACGTCAGCAGTTGCAGGCGGCGCGCGGTCGGCACGCCTCGCTGGAGGCGTTGCAGCACGCCGCGTTGGGCCAGGAAGAAAGCGCCGCCAGCAGCTGGCTGGCGCGATTGGGGCTGGACCGCTCGCGCCGCCTCGGTGAATCGCTGCAGGTCGAAGCGGGTTGGGAAACCGCAGTGGAAACCGCGCTGAGCGGCTTCCTCGACAGCGTGCTGGTGGATGGTTCGCATGCACTCGCCGCCGAATTCAGTGCTCTGGACAACGCCGACGTGGCGCTGCTCGACGCCGCCGACGGTGGTGCCAACACCGCCGGCACGCTGGCCGCCCACGTGCGTGGGCCGGCTGCGGCGCTGGCGATCCTCGGCCATGTGCTGACCGCCGAATCCCTCGATGAAGCGCATCAGCGTGTGGCCGCGCTGTCGGCACTGGCGCCGTACCAGTCGGTGATCACCCGCAGCGGCGAATGGCTGGGTCCGGGCTGGGCGCGCGTGCGCCGTGCGCAGGGCAGCCAGGTCGGCGTGTTGGCGCGCGAGCGCGAGCTGCGCCTGCTGGTCGAGCAGGTCGCCACGCTGGAAGCGCAACTGGAGGAAGCCAGCGAGCGGCTCGATGCGCTGCGTACCAGCAAGTTCGAGGCCGAGCGCGCGCGCGACGACGCGCAGCGCGAGTTGTACAACGCGCATCGCCGCCAGTCCGAACTGGCCGGCCAGTTGCAAAGCCATCGCGGCAAGCTGGAGACTGCGCGCGCCCGCGCCGAGAAGGTCACCGGCGAGCTGGCCGACCTGGCTACGCAGATCGACGAACTGCAGAAGCAGACCCGCGAGGCGCGTGCCCGGCTGGACGAATCGGTCGGCCTGATGGGCGACCAGGAAGACCAGCGCCGCGAGCTGGAAAACGAACGCCGCACGCTGCTTGAGGCGCGCGAGGAAGCGCGCATGAATGCGCGCGAAGCCGCCGAGCAGTCGCATGCGCTGGCCTTGGCGCTGGAGTCGAAGCGCTCTTCGCTGAGCTCGCTGGAACAGGCGCTGGGCCGCATGGACGCCCAGTTGCGCCAGATCGAGGCGCGCCGCAACGAGATCACCGAACAGCTCGCCGCCGGCTCCGACCCGATCGCCGAACTCGAGGCCGAACGGCAGGCCTACCTGGACCAGCGCCTGCTGGTCGACAAGCAACTGGTCGAGGCGCGTCGCGCCCTGGAAGACTGCGACATCGAATTCCGCAAGCTCGAACAGCAGCGGCATCTGGCGGAGCAGGGCCTGGCCAGCCTGCGCGAGAGCCTGTCCGAAAAGCGCCTCGCCGCCCAGGCGCTGCAACTGCGCGCCGAGCAGCTGGCAGCGGCGATCGCCGCGTCCGGCCTGGAACTGGAAACCCTGCTGGCCGAACTGGCCGAGGACATCGACGCGGACCAGTGGCGCCAGCAGCTCAACGACATCGGCCAGAAAATCGCACGGATCGAGCCGGTGAACCTCGCCGCGATCCAGGAACACGCCGAGCAGAGCGAGCGCAAGACCTACCTGGACAACCAGCTGGCCGACCTGGTCAGTGCGATGGAGACGCTGGAAGGCGCGATCAAGAAGATCGACCGCGAGACCCGCCAGCGCTTCAAGGAAACCTTCGACAAGGTCAACGCCGGCGTGCAGGAGCTGTTCCCGCGCCTGTTCGGCGGCGGCCATGCCTACCTGGAACTGACCGGCGACGACCTGCTCAACACCGGCGTGTCGATCATGGCGCGGCCGCCGGGCAAGCGCGTGTCAAACATCACCTTGCTGTCCGGCGGCGAGAAGGCGCTGACTGCGGTAGCGCTGGTGTTCGCGATCTTCAGCCTCAATCCCGCGCCGTTCTGCCTGCTCGACGAGGTGGACGCGCCGCTGGACGAAGCGAACGTGGGACGTTTCTCCAGCATGGTGCGCGAGATGAGCGAAAAGGTGCAGTTCATCTTCATCAGCCACAACAAGGCCACCATGGAAGCGGCCACCCAACTGTGCGGCGTGACCATGCGCGAGCCGGGCGTGTCGCGACTGGTGCAGGTGGACCTGGCCGAAGCGGCTAAACTGGCAGGAGCTGCCTGA
- the msrB gene encoding peptide-methionine (R)-S-oxide reductase MsrB, with protein sequence MSRYARNPDALSRLSPEQHRVTQQNGTERPGTGEYLHNKEPGIYVDIVSGEPLFASSDKFESGCGWPSFTRPIEPAHINERRDASHGMIRTEVRSMHGDSHLGHVFPDGPADRGGLRYCINSASLRFVHRDDMEAEGYGAYLDQVEDVR encoded by the coding sequence ATGTCCCGCTACGCCAGAAACCCCGATGCATTGTCGCGTCTCAGCCCCGAGCAGCATCGGGTGACCCAGCAGAACGGCACGGAACGTCCCGGCACCGGCGAATACCTGCACAACAAGGAACCGGGCATTTACGTCGACATCGTGTCGGGTGAGCCGTTGTTTGCCTCATCCGACAAATTCGAATCGGGCTGCGGCTGGCCGAGCTTCACCCGGCCGATCGAGCCGGCCCACATCAACGAACGGCGCGACGCCTCGCACGGCATGATCCGCACCGAGGTGCGCTCAATGCATGGCGACAGCCATCTCGGCCACGTTTTCCCCGATGGCCCGGCCGATCGCGGCGGATTGCGCTACTGCATCAACTCGGCCTCGTTGCGCTTCGTCCATCGCGACGATATGGAAGCCGAAGGCTATGGCGCCTATCTGGACCAGGTGGAGGACGTGCGATGA
- the msrA gene encoding peptide-methionine (S)-S-oxide reductase MsrA, translated as MTTERAVLAGGCFWGMQDLIRRQDGVVSTRVGYSGGDVPNATYRNHGSHAEAIEIVFDPARISYRALLEFFFQIHDPSTLNRQGNDRGSSYRSAIFYASEEQKRIAEDTIADVDASGLWPGKVVTEVAPVGDFWEAEPEHQDYLEHYPDGYTCHFIRPGWKLPRRHAAG; from the coding sequence ATGACGACCGAACGCGCCGTCCTGGCTGGCGGCTGCTTCTGGGGCATGCAGGACCTGATTCGCCGCCAGGACGGCGTCGTCTCGACCCGCGTCGGCTACAGCGGCGGCGACGTGCCGAACGCAACCTATCGCAACCATGGCAGCCACGCGGAGGCGATCGAGATCGTGTTCGACCCCGCACGGATCAGCTATCGCGCGCTGCTGGAATTCTTCTTCCAGATCCACGACCCGTCCACGCTGAATCGCCAGGGCAACGACCGCGGCAGTTCGTATCGCTCGGCGATCTTCTACGCGTCGGAGGAGCAGAAACGAATCGCGGAGGACACCATCGCCGACGTGGATGCCTCGGGCCTGTGGCCCGGCAAGGTGGTGACCGAGGTGGCGCCCGTCGGCGATTTCTGGGAGGCCGAGCCCGAGCACCAGGACTACCTCGAACACTACCCCGACGGTTACACCTGCCACTTCATCCGGCCCGGCTGGAAACTGCCCCGCCGCCACGCCGCCGGTTGA
- a CDS encoding zonular occludens toxin domain-containing protein has protein sequence MIVFNEGIPRSGKSYDVMKNHILPALTAGRTVYARLNGLDEADKRQAIADYLKMDTATLDERLVHLTSKEVRGKFLAVQNEDGDWKIPPHLQDSLCVIDECHGFYVASREAINPAIEEFFALIGQNGGDVVLMTQFYKRLHSSVRGRIERKNSFQKLTAVGMDGKYNVTRYHSLAPEKFEKIGVETFSYDPAIFPLYRGYAKGSSNVSVYKAGGTTVWRKIFKYAIFVVPLVALAVYQFTSFFGPDSGLAKSAPPAPVSRSPAVASLDTGQVLPHAGASVEALAHKSHAELKDGQAYVFDLSDKARARLAGTVTMPGRPVAGVVEWRQDAGAVLDRLTLDQLRELGVSVSVHGYGVTLSAGKSSMVVTAWPLDVPAVPPAGDPVAQVDQGRGSTVAQAPESTQWHKRAIPDVYTPPELVQGPGASSWAGR, from the coding sequence GTGATTGTTTTCAATGAGGGAATTCCGCGCTCGGGCAAGTCGTATGACGTGATGAAAAATCACATTCTTCCGGCTCTAACGGCGGGCCGGACGGTCTACGCGCGGCTCAATGGCCTGGACGAAGCGGACAAGCGGCAAGCGATTGCCGACTATCTGAAGATGGACACGGCGACGTTGGATGAGCGCCTGGTGCACCTCACAAGCAAAGAGGTGCGCGGCAAGTTTTTGGCCGTCCAGAATGAGGACGGCGATTGGAAGATTCCGCCGCACTTGCAGGACTCGTTGTGCGTGATCGATGAGTGCCATGGCTTCTACGTTGCGAGTCGTGAGGCGATCAATCCGGCGATTGAAGAATTCTTCGCGTTGATCGGCCAGAACGGCGGCGACGTGGTGTTGATGACCCAGTTTTACAAGCGCCTTCATTCGTCGGTGCGTGGTCGGATCGAGCGCAAGAACAGTTTCCAGAAGCTGACGGCGGTCGGCATGGATGGCAAGTACAACGTCACGCGGTATCACTCGCTCGCGCCTGAGAAGTTCGAAAAAATCGGTGTTGAAACGTTCTCCTACGATCCGGCGATTTTTCCGCTTTATCGGGGGTATGCAAAGGGTTCAAGCAACGTTTCGGTTTACAAGGCTGGCGGCACTACGGTCTGGCGCAAGATTTTCAAGTACGCCATTTTTGTTGTTCCCTTGGTCGCGTTGGCTGTCTACCAGTTCACATCGTTTTTTGGGCCTGACTCGGGGCTGGCGAAGTCGGCGCCGCCTGCGCCTGTGTCACGCTCGCCTGCTGTCGCTTCCCTGGATACCGGGCAGGTGTTGCCGCATGCGGGTGCGTCGGTGGAGGCGTTGGCGCACAAGTCGCACGCCGAGTTGAAAGACGGGCAGGCGTACGTGTTCGACCTGTCGGACAAAGCGCGCGCGCGGCTGGCCGGTACGGTCACCATGCCGGGCCGTCCGGTGGCTGGCGTGGTGGAGTGGCGCCAGGATGCCGGTGCGGTCCTCGACCGTCTGACGCTCGATCAGTTGCGCGAGCTGGGCGTCTCGGTGTCGGTGCATGGCTACGGCGTTACGTTGTCGGCGGGCAAGTCTTCGATGGTGGTCACGGCATGGCCGCTGGACGTGCCTGCCGTGCCTCCTGCTGGCGATCCGGTGGCGCAGGTGGATCAGGGGCGGGGTAGTACTGTCGCGCAGGCGCCTGAGTCCACCCAGTGGCATAAACGGGCTATCCCTGACGTGTACACGCCTCCCGAACTCGTTCAGGGTCCGGGTGCAAGTAGCTGGGCTGGTAGATAG
- the zipA gene encoding cell division protein ZipA, with protein MTLQPVLALAWNPAVGIPLLIVGVIVLALIWLFGQPKKEQGRRRVVSDQHAGERREPTLGEPGDDPVSSDLFTGGGAGPQQGELEIGLREELERLGATLSGERAKPPVTAAPKAKPRQQPKLADHVASIIDALRAPSSSEPAAADIPPAAEETPAPATPATAATSGTPPRSDLGRRPPQLPVERIVTLFVVARDGGRFHGPDLVVAAEKAGLEFGDMGIYHRLVDGKRELGPIFSVANMLKPGNFDLARLDALRTPGVSFFMTLPAPLPALDAWDAMLPTAQRLAELLDGQVLDEERNALGRQRIAHIRDQLRGWDRDHEGKEIIFGR; from the coding sequence ATGACGCTGCAACCCGTGCTTGCCCTTGCCTGGAACCCCGCCGTCGGCATTCCGCTGCTGATTGTCGGCGTCATCGTGCTCGCGCTGATCTGGTTGTTCGGCCAGCCAAAGAAGGAGCAGGGCAGGCGCAGGGTCGTGTCGGACCAGCATGCCGGCGAGCGTCGCGAACCGACTCTGGGCGAGCCGGGTGACGATCCGGTCTCGAGCGATCTCTTCACCGGCGGTGGTGCAGGTCCGCAGCAGGGCGAGCTGGAGATTGGCCTGCGCGAGGAACTCGAACGGCTGGGCGCCACGCTGTCCGGCGAACGTGCCAAGCCCCCGGTGACCGCTGCACCCAAGGCCAAGCCAAGGCAGCAGCCCAAGCTGGCCGATCATGTCGCTTCGATCATCGACGCCTTGCGCGCACCCAGCTCCAGCGAGCCGGCGGCCGCTGATATCCCGCCCGCGGCGGAGGAAACGCCTGCGCCGGCGACGCCGGCAACTGCCGCAACGAGCGGTACGCCGCCGCGCTCCGATCTTGGCCGGCGTCCGCCCCAGTTGCCGGTGGAGCGCATCGTCACGCTGTTCGTGGTGGCACGCGACGGAGGGCGCTTCCATGGCCCGGATCTGGTCGTGGCCGCCGAGAAAGCCGGCCTGGAATTCGGCGACATGGGCATCTACCACCGCCTGGTCGACGGCAAACGCGAGCTGGGACCGATCTTCAGCGTCGCCAACATGCTCAAGCCGGGGAATTTCGACCTGGCGCGGCTGGATGCCTTGCGCACGCCCGGCGTGAGCTTCTTCATGACCTTGCCGGCACCGTTGCCCGCGCTGGATGCCTGGGACGCCATGCTGCCCACGGCGCAGCGCCTCGCCGAATTGCTGGATGGTCAGGTGCTCGATGAAGAGCGCAACGCGCTCGGGCGCCAGCGCATTGCCCACATCCGCGATCAGCTGCGCGGCTGGGACCGCGACCACGAAGGCAAGGAAATCATCTTCGGCCGCTGA